GAACGTCTTGGATGTTGTTTTTTTAATTGCTCTTCGACTTTTGAGATAAATTCATAGATTGCAATATTCATTATGTCAGTATTTCTTTTGATAATTTTATTGCTTGTAATCCTCTCTAATATAAGCTCCGCTGCATTTTCTCTGATATCTTTTAACTCTTGATTGTCCTGTATTTTACTTAATACACTGTTGTAAATTTCTTCTTGCAATAGTTCAATGATTTCAGCTGAAATTCTGGTATCGTCCTTTTCTGGATAAAGTTCCTTATATTCCTTGAAGAGTTTTTCAAATCGTTCGACGTAATATTTTTCATTTTCACTTAAAGTCTCTTGTGAAATATTCAAAAGAACATCTTCAACTTTTGATTCTAGCTCAGAGTTGTAGAGGGAAAGATCATAAGTTTTGAATTCTTTTCCCTCGTTTTCCTGATTTCCTATTTCTTTTACGACATAGAGATTGTCGGTGTCAGTTTGATCTACTGGTTCAATTGAATCAATTAAATTTCTATTTCTTTTTTCTTCAACGACATTGTTAATATCAAAATCTTGGTAAACGGGGTTTTGTCTTGGAAGCCCAATGAATAAATCAATTGTGTCGTAAAGCCCATCAAGAAAATAAACGAGACCACTCCTTGCACTAAGAGGGTGAGTCGGATCAAAAATATGATTATATATTTTAACTTCAATAATATTTTTAGCTTTATCTATTCTAAGCTCATAGTTCTTTCGACGTTCAATTTCACCGGTTTGAAAAACCCAACTAAATTTCCATTTATGGAAATGACCTGGATAATCGATAGAGGGGATCATAATTAAAGCTGTTTGTTTGTAGGTTTCTTTTAATTTTTGGATATCTTGTTCGGCAAATTTTTGACTAATTTCTTTTAATTTAAGTTTATTTCCATTTAGACGTGCAAGGGCCTCAAGATTTTCGCCTTTCTTTTCATGAAATAGATCAGACATTTTGATGATTCTTTCATCTTTTTGGATTACTCCCTCTGGAAAATTAACTCGAAAGTCATCCCATATCCAGATTTTTTTTTCTAATAATTCAATCATAATAGTTTTTAAGTGTTTTATTTCTTCATCACTTACGTTTTTTAATAATTTATCATGATCGAATTCAATCGGTTTTTTTGTGTGAGTATCATCATTCGCATGGACAATAAAAGAAAAGAGAAGGGACAAAATTGAAATCATTTTCATGTAGGCTCCTTACTAATGTGAATGTTTAATCATGACTTTCTATCTGACTTAGTTGCTAATGACAATTTTATTTGTAATGAGAAATTGTTTAACGCAAGTACAAACTCAGAAAGTAAGATGTAGATAATTGGAATAATTACAAAAATAGTGAATTCAATTTGCAATATTTTCTGGCGTCATAAAATTAAATATTGCATTATTTTTTGATAATAACTGTTGACTTGTATAAGTATCAATAATCAGGAGCGATATAAACATCAATCTCTGGATTGTATTCGTGTCTAAGGATACTTCTAATTCCCTCAAGTGTTCCAGTAGTTGAACTAGGACATGTTCCACAGGCCCCTTGGTATTTTACTAAAAGAACATTGTCTTCATAACTTAGACACTGAATGTCTCCTCCATCGGCCTGAAGGCCAGGACGAATTGTTCTGTCCATAATAGATTCAATTTCTTTGAGCTCTGGAGTGAGATTCTCTCTTCTTTCTTTTTCTGGATCAGGGTCTTCGTAATCAGGATTATGCTCAGATAGCTGATCTTTGATTGTTTCGATAATTGTTAATTCAATATTATCCCAATCTTGGTAGCCGAACTTAGTTATTGTGACCGAATTA
The window above is part of the Halobacteriovoraceae bacterium genome. Proteins encoded here:
- a CDS encoding NifU family protein; protein product: MDIILQPTPNPDALKFIASALIKTQGSSTYRTPLECAHNPLAMALFSIRGVDQIHIFNNSVTITKFGYQDWDNIELTIIETIKDQLSEHNPDYEDPDPEKERRENLTPELKEIESIMDRTIRPGLQADGGDIQCLSYEDNVLLVKYQGACGTCPSSTTGTLEGIRSILRHEYNPEIDVYIAPDY